Proteins from a single region of Patescibacteria group bacterium:
- a CDS encoding cupin domain-containing protein has product MKIKHINLNFSKANTDKAAKIKHISLVKNKEIGYYVAQVDNFVQAHYHKKGDEIYHILKGRGLIYLGRLTKNLVRWERPKKIYKDDVIFVPAGYAHCLMNSRKEPLVLAFICPPLHLSKDRKVLNNPK; this is encoded by the coding sequence ATGAAAATTAAACATATAAATTTAAATTTTTCTAAAGCTAATACTGATAAAGCAGCTAAAATTAAACACATTTCTTTGGTTAAGAACAAAGAAATTGGCTATTATGTTGCCCAGGTTGATAATTTTGTTCAGGCTCATTATCATAAAAAGGGCGATGAAATATATCATATTTTGAAAGGGCGAGGATTGATTTATCTTGGCCGATTAACTAAAAATTTAGTTCGCTGGGAAAGACCAAAAAAAATTTATAAAGATGATGTTATTTTTGTGCCGGCCGGTTACGCTCATTGTTTAATGAATTCCAGGAAAGAGCCATTAGTTCTTGCTTTTATTTGTCCGCCCTTACATTTATCGAAAGATAGAAAAGTTTTAAATAATCCCAAGTAA
- a CDS encoding DNA alkylation repair protein: protein MLNKIKKDFLKAQDKKKAKLLAGFFKTGKGQYGEGDVFLGIIVPKQRAIAKKYSDLSLINCQKLLKSKIHEYRLTALLILVGQYKKSDWPKRKKIFDFYCRNFKYINNWDLVDLSAPNITGHYLYNQSGGPLIKRWIKSDHLWTKRIGLLSTAYFIKNKQFNEILSAARLLLKDRHDLIHKASGWMLREAGKKDGQVLTKFLDQNFRQMPRTMLRYAIEKFPEKKRQHYLKTSK from the coding sequence ATGTTAAACAAAATCAAAAAAGATTTTTTAAAAGCGCAAGACAAGAAAAAGGCCAAGCTATTGGCTGGATTTTTTAAAACCGGTAAAGGGCAATATGGCGAGGGTGACGTTTTCTTGGGCATTATCGTGCCAAAGCAGCGCGCCATTGCCAAAAAATATTCTGATTTATCGCTTATTAATTGCCAAAAATTACTAAAGAGTAAAATTCACGAATATCGCTTGACAGCGCTTTTAATTTTAGTCGGACAATATAAAAAATCCGATTGGCCGAAGCGAAAAAAGATTTTTGATTTTTATTGTCGTAACTTTAAATACATTAATAATTGGGACCTGGTTGATCTCTCGGCGCCAAACATTACCGGCCATTATTTATATAACCAGAGCGGTGGACCCCTAATAAAACGCTGGATTAAATCAGATCATCTTTGGACTAAAAGAATTGGACTTTTAAGCACAGCTTATTTTATAAAGAATAAACAATTTAACGAAATTTTAAGCGCAGCCAGGTTATTATTAAAAGATCGGCATGATTTAATTCATAAAGCCAGCGGTTGGATGTTAAGAGAAGCGGGCAAAAAAGATGGTCAAGTTTTGACTAAATTTTTAGACCAAAATTTTAGACAAATGCCGCGAACTATGCTAAGATATGCCATTGAGAAGTTCCCAGAAAAAAAGAGACAACACTATTTAAAGACGTCAAAATGA
- the trmD gene encoding tRNA (guanosine(37)-N1)-methyltransferase TrmD, whose amino-acid sequence MIQFDVITIFPDIFDNYFNTSIIKRAKAKGLIKIKIHNLRDFALGRHKSVDDRPYGGGPGMILRADVLLRALKKTSKNKPSEKIILTSAAGKQFDQKTAYRYAKLKRIIFICGRYEGVDARIEKFIDEKVSVGPYVLTGGELPVMTMIDAVTRLIPGVIKEESLKEETFTSSAAEYAQYTRPEILTFRQKNGKIKTLKVPKILLSGHHKNIKDWRNK is encoded by the coding sequence ATGATTCAGTTCGACGTAATCACCATTTTTCCTGACATCTTTGACAACTATTTTAACACCTCAATTATTAAGCGTGCCAAGGCCAAAGGTTTGATTAAAATAAAAATTCATAATTTGCGCGATTTTGCCCTTGGCCGGCACAAATCAGTCGATGATCGGCCATACGGAGGCGGACCGGGCATGATTTTGCGCGCTGATGTGCTTTTAAGGGCGTTGAAAAAAACTTCCAAGAATAAGCCGTCGGAGAAGATAATTTTGACCAGCGCGGCCGGTAAACAATTTGACCAAAAAACAGCTTATCGTTATGCGAAATTAAAACGGATAATTTTTATTTGCGGCCGTTATGAAGGAGTTGATGCGCGAATAGAAAAATTTATTGACGAAAAAGTTTCCGTTGGGCCTTATGTTCTAACCGGCGGCGAATTGCCGGTTATGACTATGATTGATGCTGTTACTCGTCTTATTCCGGGCGTCATCAAAGAGGAGTCGTTGAAAGAAGAAACATTTACTTCTTCGGCGGCAGAATATGCCCAGTATACGCGGCCGGAAATTTTGACCTTTCGCCAAAAAAACGGTAAAATAAAAACATTAAAAGTGCCAAAAATATTATTAAGTGGTCATCATAAAAATATTAAGGACTGGCGAAATAAATAA